From a region of the Triticum aestivum cultivar Chinese Spring chromosome 7D, IWGSC CS RefSeq v2.1, whole genome shotgun sequence genome:
- the LOC123168051 gene encoding flavonoid 3',5'-hydroxylase: MQLAALCTDPFVLSCTLLCLLLHLALRHSLNRSSRLPPGPPGVPILGAMPFVGPAPHTGLAALARKYGPVMYLRMGTCGVVVASSPSAARTFLKALDARFANRPAVASAADITYGRQNMVLADYGPKWKLMRKLSSVHLLGARAVADWASVRRDEAGRALCGMAEAAEAGRAVVVPEVLVCALANIVGQITVSKRVFDGQGDESSSYKEMIVSLLTGTGLFNISDFVPALSRLDLQGVQARLRRVHRQFDGLITKLLAEHAATAEERAREGRLDFVDRLRASSGEDGETITEVNIKGLIFDMFTAGTDTSSIIVEWAMAEMINNPSIMARAQEEMDRVIGRDRRIEESDIANLPYLQAICKEAMRLHPSTPLSLPHFSFEECEVDGHHVPANTRLLINIWAIGRDPAAWEDPLEFRPERFLSGPAAKIDPMGNNFELIPFGAGRRICAGKLAGMVFVQYFLGMLVHAFEWRLPDGEEKVDMAETFGLALPKAIPLKAIVTPRLVPAAYT, encoded by the exons atgcagcTCGCCGCTCTGTGCACCGACCCCTTCGTGCTCTCCTGCACCCTCCTgtgcctcctgctccacctagCGCTACGCCACTCCCTGAACCGCAGCTCCCGGCTCCCGCCGGGACCTCCGGGCGTCCCCATTCTCGGCGCCATGCCGTTCGTCGGCCCGGCCCCGCACACCGGCCTCGCGGCGCTGGCGCGCAAGTACGGCCCCGTGATGTACCTGAGGATGGGCACCTGCGGCGTGGTGGTGGCCTCGTCGCCGTCGGCCGCGCGGACGTTCCTCAAGGCGCTGGACGCGCGGTTCGCGAACCGGCCGGCGGTGGCCAGCGCGGCGGACATCACGTACGGGCGCCAGAACATGGTGCTCGCCGACTACGGGCCCAAGTGGAAGCTGATGCGGAAGCTGTCGAGCGTGCACCTGCTCGGGGCGCGCGCGGTCGCGGACTGGGCGAGCGTGCGCCGCGACGAGGCCGGCCGCGCCCTGTGCGGCATGGCGGAGGCCGCGGAGGCCGGGCGggccgtggtggtgccggaggtGCTGGTGTGCGCGCTGGCCAACATCGTGGGGCAGATCACGGTGAGCAAGCGGGTGTTCGACGGGCAGGGCGACGAGTCCAGCAGCTACAAGGAGATGATCGTGTCGCTGCTGACCGGCACGGGGCTGTTCAACATCAGCGACTTCGTGCCGGCGCTGTCGCGGCTGGACCTGCAGGGGGTGCAGGCCAGGCTGCGCCGGGTGCACCGCCAGTTCGACGGGCTCATCACCAAGCTGCTGGCGGAGCACGCGGCAACGGCTGAGGAGCGCGCCCGGGAGGGCCGGCTGGACTTCGTGGACAGGCTCCGCGCCAGCAGCGGCGAGGACGGCGAGACCATCACCGAGGTCAACATCAAGGGCCTCATCTTC gaCATGTTCACGGCCGGCACGGACACGTCGTCGATCATCGTGGAGTGGGCAATGGCGGAGATGATCAACAACCCGTCTATCATGGCGCGCGCCCAGGAGGAGATGGACCGTGTCATCGGCCGTGACCGCCGCATCGAGGAATCCGACATCGCCAACCTCCCCTACCTGCAGGCCATATGCAAAGAGGCCATGCGGCTCCACCCCTCCACGCCGCTCAGCCTGCCTCACTTCTCCTTCGAGGAGTGCGAGGTAGACGGCCACCACGTCCCCGCCAACACGCGGCTCCTCATCAACATCTGGGCAATCGGCCGCGACCCGGCGGCGTGGGAGGACCCCCTGGAGTTCCGGCCGGAGCGGTTCCTCTCCGGGCCGGCGGCCAAGATCGACCCGATGGGGAACAACTTCGAGCTGATCCCGTTCGGCGCCGGCAGAAGGATATGCGCCGGGAAGCTGGCTGGAATGGTGTTTGTGCAGTACTTCCTGGGAATGCTGGTGCACGCGTTCGAGTGGCGGCTGCCGGACGGCGAGGAAAAGGTGGACATGGCTGAGACCTTTGGGCTGGCGCTCCCCAAGGCCATCCCGCTCAAGGCCATCGTCACCCCGCGGCTCGTGCCGGCCGCCTACACATGA
- the LOC123168863 gene encoding uncharacterized protein, with the protein MGCLRRRPEPAAIDITWVSCRGVRSSLPFHTPCLYASVSVTPSSAGKNVRRHRVKTPTDRAGGENPEWDERLRLRLPDDASLASEQEAAGKKKDGHVDHDDSVLLVRFELKAEVAVLGDVLAASAVVPLSDLVADGRTRRVSYQLAASADGRQPNGVISFSYAFHHGSTIDDDQEDRSSDGEPVSPASPAPPPPPPPESTVSSSGMYPVMEWGPLEHLAVYPPVNADTVTCSSSPEPIAVYPPLQETSSRGIYPMVGEPDSSLYPTVDFAPVSCYPPMTAPYYYGGGSGCPAAPAWDGRCLYG; encoded by the coding sequence ATGGGTTGCCTGCGGCGCCGGCCGGAGCCGGCGGCCATCGACATCACCTGGGTGTCGTGCCGGGGCGTCAGGTCGTCGCTCCCGTTCCACACGCCGTGCCTCTACGCCTCCGTCTCCGTCACGCCGTCGTCTGCCGGCAAGAACGTCCGCCGCCACCGCGTCAAGACCCCCACCGACCGCGCCGGCGGCGAGAACCCCGAGTGGGACGAGCGCCTGCGGCTCCGCCTTCCCGACGACGCCTCGCTGGCGTCAGAGCAGGAAGCCGCGGGGAAAAAGAAGGACGGGCACGTTGACCACGACGACAGCGTCCTTCTCGTGCGGTTCGAGCTCAAGGCCGAGGTGGCCGTCCTCGGGGACGTGCTCGCCGCGTCGGCCGTCGTGCCGCTctccgacctcgtcgccgacggcAGGACGCGCCGCGTGTCCTACCAGCTTGCCGCGTCCGCGGACGGCAGGCAGCCCAACGGCGTCATCTCCTTCTCGTACGCCTTCCACCACGGAAGCACCATCGACGACGACCAGGAGGACCGCAGCAGCGACGGCGAGCCGGTATCGCCCGCTAGCCCggcccctcccccgccgccgccgcctgagtcGACGGTGTCGTCCTCCGGGATGTACCCGGTGATGGAGTGGGGGCCACTGGAGCACCTCGCGGTTTACCCACCGGTGAACGCCGACACGGTCACGTGCTCAagctcaccggagccgattgcggTCTACCCACCGTTGCAGGAGACATCGAGCCGTGGAATTTACCCGATGGTGGGGGAGCCGGATAGCAGTTTGTACCCCACAGTAGACTTTGCTCCGGTGAGCTGTTACCCGCCGATGACGGCGCCGTACTACTACGGTGGTGGTTCCGGGTGTCCGGCAGCTCCTGCATGGGACGGGCGATGTTTGTACGGTTGA